A region of Thermus oshimai DSM 12092 DNA encodes the following proteins:
- the phoU gene encoding phosphate signaling complex protein PhoU produces the protein MRESLDRALEGLISETLRMLSLVREMTEKATEALVEGDAAKAQAVIAQDKEVDALELKVEDEAIKVIARHQPVARDLRLIFTVIKSLTDLERAGDYAMHVAEDALLLSKEPPLKRYVTLPEMGRRLQEMMDVLSKAVAERDVALARKVLELDDAVDGLYEEVTRELITYMMEDPRTITKALTLMRVARSYERLGDHLENVAERVIYWLTGEVYKAPEDAY, from the coding sequence ATGCGCGAGAGCTTGGATCGGGCGCTGGAGGGGTTGATTTCGGAAACCCTCAGGATGCTTTCCCTGGTGCGGGAGATGACCGAGAAGGCCACGGAGGCCCTGGTGGAAGGGGACGCGGCCAAGGCCCAGGCGGTCATCGCACAGGACAAGGAGGTGGACGCCCTGGAGCTCAAGGTGGAGGATGAGGCCATCAAGGTCATCGCCCGCCACCAGCCCGTGGCCCGGGACCTTAGGCTCATCTTCACCGTGATCAAAAGCCTCACGGACCTGGAGCGGGCGGGGGACTACGCCATGCACGTGGCGGAGGACGCCCTTCTCCTCTCCAAGGAGCCTCCCCTGAAGCGCTACGTGACCCTACCGGAGATGGGGCGCAGGCTCCAGGAGATGATGGACGTCCTCTCCAAGGCGGTGGCCGAGCGGGACGTGGCCCTGGCCCGGAAGGTTCTGGAGCTGGACGACGCGGTGGACGGGCTTTACGAGGAGGTCACCCGGGAGCTCATCACCTACATGATGGAAGACCCCCGCACCATCACCAAGGCCCTCACCCTCATGCGGGTGGCCCGGAGCTACGAGCGGCTTGGGGACCACCTGGAGAACGTGGCCGAGCGGGTGATCTACTGGCTTACCGGCGAGGTGTACAAGGCCCCGGAGGACGCGTACTAG
- a CDS encoding HAD family hydrolase: MLKALLFDLDGTLADTDPLHLLAWREVLKPFGLEVDPLFYRKRISGRLNPEIVKDLLGWEGERAEAIIARKEALFRTLAQGLRPTPGLPELLEKAKAKGLLWAVVTNAPKENARHVLEALGLEPPLLVLAEEVGRGKPDPLPYRVALKRLGVGPEEALAFEDSPAGVRSAVGAGIPTYALLTGHPKEALLEAGAKGVLRDFREVSF; this comes from the coding sequence GTGCTTAAGGCCCTCCTCTTTGACCTGGACGGCACCCTGGCGGACACCGACCCCCTGCACCTCCTGGCCTGGCGGGAGGTCCTAAAGCCCTTTGGCCTCGAGGTGGACCCCCTCTTCTACCGAAAGCGGATCTCCGGCCGCCTGAACCCCGAAATCGTGAAAGACCTCCTGGGATGGGAAGGGGAAAGGGCGGAGGCGATCATCGCCCGGAAGGAGGCCCTTTTCCGCACCCTGGCCCAGGGGCTAAGGCCCACCCCCGGGCTCCCGGAACTTCTGGAAAAGGCGAAGGCCAAGGGCCTCCTCTGGGCCGTGGTGACCAACGCCCCTAAGGAGAACGCCCGCCACGTGCTGGAGGCCCTGGGGCTGGAGCCTCCCCTGCTCGTGCTGGCGGAGGAGGTGGGCCGGGGCAAGCCCGACCCCCTCCCCTACCGGGTGGCCCTAAAGCGCCTCGGGGTGGGGCCGGAGGAGGCCCTGGCCTTTGAGGACTCCCCCGCAGGGGTAAGGAGCGCGGTGGGGGCCGGCATCCCCACCTACGCCCTCCTCACGGGCCACCCCAAGGAGGCCCTCCTCGAGGCCGGGGCCAAGGGGGTGCTTAGGGATTTCCGGGAGGTTTCCTTCTAG
- a CDS encoding MFS transporter has translation MGGVRFFAGAFLALFLVGVIVALPGAALPHWRAAYGVGEEVSGFFLALLAGLLLGVRLARGERRHPLLPGALLLVALAFFGLALAPSFPGVVGLAFFLGLGEGVMNVHGNSLVGELDPKRRVELLNRVNVGFGLGAVATPLLLTYLPYPLALALAGFLALGAGLLLWGAPQVAGRRAEGGGRVLPFLLLVGLYTGLEGALAAWNRVWLEHLGRPTALGGVLLGLYWLGLSLGRLLLARRVAEAPLKALRRLLLLVALLLGLNLLPPGAYLFPLVGFFLGPFFSTLFAVVQARFGHQALGGLFYAGALGSTLVPALFAFLPPSGIPLGFLALVLALLSLIPLAEEQRA, from the coding sequence ATGGGGGGCGTGCGCTTTTTCGCTGGCGCCTTCCTGGCCCTTTTCCTGGTGGGGGTCATCGTGGCCCTCCCGGGGGCGGCCCTCCCCCACTGGCGGGCGGCCTACGGGGTGGGGGAGGAGGTTTCGGGCTTTTTCCTAGCCCTCCTTGCGGGCCTCCTCCTCGGCGTGCGCCTGGCCAGGGGGGAAAGGCGGCACCCCCTCCTTCCCGGAGCGCTCCTCCTGGTGGCCCTGGCCTTCTTCGGCCTGGCCCTGGCCCCCTCCTTCCCCGGGGTGGTGGGCCTGGCCTTCTTCCTGGGCCTGGGGGAAGGGGTGATGAACGTCCACGGCAACAGCCTGGTGGGGGAGCTGGACCCCAAGCGGCGGGTGGAGCTCCTAAACCGGGTGAACGTGGGCTTCGGTCTGGGGGCGGTGGCCACCCCCCTCCTCCTCACCTACCTCCCCTACCCCCTGGCCCTGGCCTTAGCGGGCTTTTTGGCCTTGGGGGCGGGCCTCCTCCTCTGGGGCGCCCCCCAGGTGGCGGGCCGGCGGGCGGAAGGGGGCGGGCGGGTCCTCCCCTTTCTCCTCCTGGTGGGGCTCTACACGGGGCTGGAAGGGGCCTTGGCCGCCTGGAACCGGGTCTGGCTGGAGCACCTGGGCCGCCCCACCGCCTTAGGGGGGGTGCTCCTCGGGCTTTACTGGCTGGGCCTCTCCCTGGGGCGGCTCCTTTTGGCCCGGCGGGTGGCGGAGGCGCCCTTGAAGGCCCTAAGGCGCCTCCTCCTCTTGGTGGCCCTCCTCCTCGGCCTAAACCTCCTCCCCCCGGGGGCCTACCTCTTCCCCCTGGTGGGCTTCTTCCTGGGGCCCTTCTTCTCCACCCTCTTCGCGGTGGTGCAGGCCCGCTTCGGCCATCAAGCCCTAGGAGGGCTCTTCTACGCGGGGGCCCTGGGGAGCACCCTGGTCCCCGCCCTCTTCGCCTTCCTACCCCCGTCCGGGATCCCCTTGGGGTTTCTGGCCCTGGTCCTGGCCCTCCTCTCCCTCATCCCCCTGGCGGAGGAACAGCGTGCTTAA
- a CDS encoding folate-binding protein YgfZ: protein MEGALERALKGEGVFAFPGVLWVRGPDAPSFLQGQTTRDVRRLKGPTGTLFLNHKGQIEEAATLFPHTEGFLLAPWGRLEDLKARLKRYIVFDQVELVELPLYRLVYADRREALGESGEGAWPSELYPPFALLKGLPLLEAIRGELPQAVGLEGLVDRGKGCYVGQEIMARTEGKAVHRRLVGLQALSPSAALGPLSFEGRAVGEAKLLLPTPFGLLGLGVVRQEVPFGAEVEGDEGRFRLLPWPFGGEAWSEQRS, encoded by the coding sequence ATGGAGGGAGCCTTGGAGAGGGCGCTGAAGGGGGAAGGGGTGTTCGCCTTCCCCGGGGTCCTCTGGGTGCGGGGGCCCGACGCCCCCTCCTTTCTCCAGGGCCAGACCACCCGGGACGTGCGCCGCCTAAAGGGGCCCACGGGGACCCTTTTCCTGAACCACAAGGGCCAGATTGAGGAAGCGGCGACCCTTTTTCCCCACACGGAGGGCTTTCTCCTCGCCCCTTGGGGGAGGCTGGAGGACCTCAAGGCCCGGCTGAAGCGCTACATCGTGTTCGACCAGGTGGAGCTCGTGGAGCTTCCCCTTTACCGCCTGGTCTACGCGGACAGGCGGGAGGCCCTAGGGGAAAGCGGGGAAGGGGCCTGGCCTTCCGAGCTTTACCCCCCTTTCGCCCTCCTCAAGGGCCTGCCCCTTTTGGAGGCCATCCGGGGGGAGCTCCCCCAGGCGGTGGGCCTCGAGGGCCTGGTGGACCGGGGCAAGGGGTGCTACGTGGGCCAGGAGATCATGGCCCGCACGGAAGGGAAGGCGGTGCACCGCCGTCTGGTGGGGCTTCAGGCCCTAAGCCCTTCCGCCGCTTTGGGCCCCCTTTCCTTTGAGGGGCGGGCGGTGGGGGAGGCCAAGCTCCTCCTCCCCACGCCCTTCGGCCTTCTGGGCCTGGGGGTGGTGCGGCAGGAGGTGCCCTTCGGGGCGGAGGTGGAAGGGGACGAGGGGCGGTTTAGGCTCCTCCCCTGGCCCTTCGGGGGGGAAGCATGGAGCGAGCAGAGATCCTAG
- a CDS encoding CinA family nicotinamide mononucleotide deamidase-related protein: MERAEILGVGTELIYGETLDTNTAEIARALKPYALKVERTLRIVDEVGPLAEAVREAWGRARLLVLSGGLGPTPDDVTREAVALALGEPLELDEEVLSEIRALFQARGRPMPEANRKQALKIPSARWLKNPRGTAPGWWVRKEGKDLVLLPGPPSEWRPMWAEVLPALGIPRRPYAERVFKTWGIGESEIVERLGELFVREEGLEVGTYPKAHGVEVVLRGEEARVVELAEKVKKKLLKEIWGEGELTLAEAVKRRLELEGATLATMESLTGGLLGAEITRVPGASRVYLGGVVSYSVGAKARFGVPEELLKKTVSAETAKAMAEAARGLFGATYALSTTGVAGPDPLEDEPVGTVYVALAGPKGTEARRYRFLGDRETVRLRAVYAALALFLT, encoded by the coding sequence ATGGAGCGAGCAGAGATCCTAGGCGTGGGCACGGAGCTCATCTACGGGGAGACCCTGGACACCAACACCGCGGAGATCGCCCGCGCCCTCAAGCCCTACGCCCTAAAGGTGGAAAGGACGCTGCGGATCGTGGACGAGGTGGGCCCCCTGGCGGAGGCGGTGCGGGAGGCCTGGGGGAGGGCTCGGCTTTTGGTCCTCTCCGGGGGCTTAGGCCCCACCCCGGACGACGTGACCCGGGAGGCGGTGGCCCTGGCCCTGGGGGAGCCTTTGGAGCTGGACGAGGAGGTGCTTTCGGAGATCCGGGCCCTTTTCCAGGCCCGGGGCCGCCCCATGCCCGAGGCCAACCGCAAGCAGGCCCTTAAGATCCCTTCCGCCCGCTGGCTGAAAAACCCCCGGGGCACCGCCCCCGGGTGGTGGGTGAGGAAGGAGGGGAAGGACCTCGTCCTCCTGCCCGGGCCCCCTTCCGAGTGGCGGCCCATGTGGGCGGAGGTCCTTCCCGCCCTCGGCATCCCCCGCCGCCCCTACGCGGAGCGGGTTTTCAAGACCTGGGGCATCGGGGAGTCGGAGATCGTGGAACGGCTGGGCGAGCTCTTTGTGAGGGAAGAGGGGCTGGAGGTGGGCACCTACCCCAAGGCCCACGGGGTGGAGGTGGTCCTAAGGGGGGAGGAGGCCCGGGTGGTGGAGCTTGCGGAAAAGGTGAAGAAAAAACTCCTAAAGGAGATCTGGGGCGAGGGGGAGCTCACCTTGGCCGAGGCGGTGAAGCGCCGCCTGGAGCTGGAGGGGGCCACTTTGGCCACCATGGAAAGCCTCACCGGGGGGCTTTTGGGCGCGGAGATCACCCGGGTGCCGGGGGCGAGCCGGGTGTACCTGGGGGGCGTGGTATCCTATTCCGTAGGGGCCAAGGCCCGCTTCGGTGTGCCCGAGGAGCTCCTTAAGAAGACGGTCTCCGCGGAAACCGCCAAGGCCATGGCGGAGGCGGCCCGGGGTCTTTTCGGGGCCACCTACGCCCTCTCCACCACGGGCGTGGCGGGGCCGGACCCCCTGGAGGACGAGCCCGTGGGCACGGTCTACGTGGCCCTGGCGGGGCCCAAGGGTACGGAGGCCCGCCGCTACCGCTTCCTGGGGGACCGGGAGACCGTAAGGCTCCGCGCGGTCTACGCCGCCTTGGCCCTCTTCCTGACATGA
- the thpR gene encoding RNA 2',3'-cyclic phosphodiesterase: MRLFYAVFLPQEIQEALKEAQAKVAPFKGWKPTPPHQLHLTLLFLGERPEGELDDLLALGHRLGRTTPPFTAHLRGTGYFPNEGSPRVWFAKAEGEGFTWLAEALRAELGDPDPKPFKPHITLARKKGPAPRVPPVVFALSWPVEEFALVRSELRRKGPVYTILERFPLRGDHERGEEEGPRERA; the protein is encoded by the coding sequence ATGAGGCTCTTCTACGCGGTCTTCCTACCCCAAGAGATCCAAGAGGCCCTCAAGGAGGCCCAGGCCAAGGTGGCCCCCTTCAAGGGCTGGAAGCCCACACCCCCCCACCAGCTCCACCTGACCCTCCTCTTTCTGGGGGAGAGGCCGGAAGGGGAGCTGGACGACCTCCTGGCCCTGGGGCACCGCCTCGGGCGCACCACTCCGCCCTTCACCGCCCACCTTAGGGGCACGGGCTACTTCCCCAACGAGGGCTCCCCCCGGGTCTGGTTCGCCAAGGCCGAGGGGGAGGGCTTCACCTGGCTGGCGGAGGCCCTAAGGGCGGAGCTTGGGGACCCTGACCCCAAGCCCTTCAAGCCCCACATCACCCTGGCGCGCAAGAAGGGCCCCGCCCCCCGGGTGCCCCCCGTGGTCTTCGCCCTTTCCTGGCCGGTGGAGGAGTTCGCCCTGGTGCGCTCGGAGCTCAGGCGCAAGGGGCCCGTCTACACCATTCTGGAAAGATTTCCCCTAAGAGGTGACCATGAACGAGGAGAAGAAGAAGGCCCTAGAGAACGCGCTTAG
- the recA gene encoding recombinase RecA codes for MNEEKKKALENALRTIEKTFGKGAVMRLGEVPKLQVDVIPTGSLGLDLALGIGGIPRGRIIEIYGPESGGKTTLALTIIAQAQKQGGVAAFVDAEHALDPLYAAKLGVNLEDLLVSQPDTGEQALEIVELLARSGAVDVIVVDSVAALVPRAEIEGEMGDQHVGLQARLMSQALRKLTAVLSKSNTAAIFINQVREKVGVMYGNPETTPGGRALKFYSSVRLDVRKSGQPIKVGNEAVGIRVKVKVVKNKLAPPFRETELEIYFGRGLDPVMDLVNVAVAAGVIEKAGSWFSYGESRLGQGKEKAADYLRERPELLEEIRAKVLERANEVVLVASEDEGA; via the coding sequence ATGAACGAGGAGAAGAAGAAGGCCCTAGAGAACGCGCTTAGGACCATAGAAAAGACCTTTGGCAAGGGCGCCGTCATGCGCCTGGGGGAGGTGCCCAAGCTCCAGGTGGACGTGATCCCCACGGGCTCCTTGGGCCTGGACCTGGCCCTAGGGATCGGGGGGATTCCCCGGGGGCGGATCATCGAGATCTACGGCCCCGAGTCCGGGGGCAAGACCACCTTGGCCCTCACCATCATCGCCCAGGCCCAGAAGCAGGGAGGGGTGGCGGCCTTCGTGGACGCGGAGCACGCCCTGGATCCCCTTTACGCCGCCAAGCTCGGGGTGAACCTGGAAGACCTCCTGGTCTCCCAGCCGGACACCGGGGAGCAGGCCCTGGAGATCGTGGAGCTCCTGGCCCGTTCGGGGGCGGTGGACGTCATCGTGGTGGACTCCGTGGCCGCCCTGGTGCCCCGGGCGGAGATCGAGGGGGAGATGGGGGACCAGCACGTGGGCCTCCAGGCAAGGCTCATGAGCCAGGCCCTGAGGAAGCTCACCGCGGTGCTCTCCAAGAGCAACACCGCGGCCATCTTCATCAACCAGGTGCGGGAGAAGGTGGGGGTGATGTACGGCAACCCCGAGACCACCCCCGGGGGCCGGGCGCTCAAGTTTTACTCCAGCGTCCGCCTGGACGTGCGCAAAAGCGGCCAGCCCATCAAGGTGGGCAACGAGGCCGTGGGCATCCGGGTGAAGGTGAAGGTGGTGAAGAACAAGCTGGCCCCGCCCTTTAGGGAGACGGAGCTGGAGATCTACTTCGGCCGGGGCCTGGACCCGGTGATGGACCTGGTGAACGTGGCCGTGGCCGCGGGGGTCATAGAGAAGGCGGGCTCCTGGTTCTCCTACGGGGAAAGCCGCTTAGGCCAGGGCAAGGAGAAGGCCGCGGACTACCTCCGGGAGCGCCCCGAGCTTCTGGAGGAGATCCGGGCCAAGGTGCTGGAGCGGGCGAACGAGGTGGTCCTGGTGGCCTCGGAGGACGAGGGGGCGTAG
- the rny gene encoding ribonuclease Y, whose translation MSLLDLVLLLLVLVLSGALFLRRKGEDGEARRLLEAAREEARLALEAARKEARDLLEAARAEARALKEGAEAKARELEADLRRRLEEESKEARRRLEEAEARLRAEREELRGERERLLALQAELKGERERLKEEREELRREAERLSKRGEALDARALRLDALEEALAKREEALKEKESLLLEREKEVERRLFEVAGLTPEEARRVVLEKLDQELEEEKAQRVRAALERARLEAKREAQKILAQAMQRQASETAAQLAVSVVPLPSDAMKGRIIGREGRNIRTFEALTGVDLIIDDTPEAVLLSSFNPIRREIARMALEELLKDGRIHPSRIEEVVEKAKNEMKTFIYERGEEAALEAGVVGLKPGLIQLLGRLHFRSSYGQNVLKHSVQVAHLTGIMAAELGLDAGLARRAGLLHDIGKSVDREVEGSHVEIGIALARRFGEPPEVIDAIAHHHDPENAETLYAVLVAAADALSAARPGARRESLEEYLQRLEALERIALSFPGVETAFAVQAGREVRVIVKPDKITDAKATLLAREIASRIEREMNYPGQVQVTVVRETRAVDFAR comes from the coding sequence ATGAGCCTTCTGGACCTGGTCCTTTTGCTTTTGGTCCTGGTCCTCTCCGGGGCCCTTTTCCTCCGCCGCAAGGGGGAGGATGGGGAGGCCAGGCGCCTCCTCGAGGCCGCCCGGGAGGAGGCCCGCCTGGCCCTGGAGGCCGCCCGCAAGGAGGCCAGGGACCTTCTGGAAGCCGCCCGGGCCGAGGCCCGGGCCCTTAAGGAGGGGGCGGAGGCCAAGGCCCGGGAGCTGGAGGCGGACCTGAGGCGCCGCCTGGAGGAGGAGTCTAAGGAGGCAAGAAGGCGCCTGGAGGAGGCCGAGGCCCGGCTTAGGGCGGAACGGGAGGAGCTTAGGGGGGAGAGGGAGCGCCTCCTGGCCCTCCAGGCGGAGCTTAAGGGGGAGCGGGAGCGGCTTAAGGAGGAAAGGGAGGAGCTTCGCCGGGAAGCGGAGCGCCTTTCCAAACGGGGCGAGGCCCTAGATGCCCGGGCCCTCCGCCTGGACGCCTTGGAGGAGGCCCTGGCCAAGCGGGAGGAGGCCCTCAAGGAGAAGGAATCCCTCCTCCTGGAACGGGAGAAGGAGGTGGAGCGGCGCCTCTTTGAGGTGGCGGGCCTCACCCCCGAGGAGGCCCGGCGCGTGGTTTTGGAGAAGCTGGACCAGGAGCTGGAGGAGGAGAAGGCCCAGAGGGTGCGGGCTGCCCTGGAGCGGGCCCGCCTCGAGGCCAAGCGGGAGGCCCAGAAGATCCTGGCCCAGGCCATGCAGCGCCAGGCCTCGGAGACCGCGGCCCAGCTTGCCGTTTCCGTGGTGCCCCTCCCCTCGGACGCCATGAAGGGCCGGATCATCGGGCGCGAGGGGCGGAACATCCGCACCTTTGAGGCCCTCACGGGGGTGGACCTCATCATCGACGACACCCCGGAGGCGGTGCTCCTCTCCAGCTTCAACCCCATCCGCCGGGAGATCGCCCGCATGGCCCTGGAGGAGCTCTTGAAGGACGGCCGCATCCACCCAAGCCGCATCGAGGAGGTGGTGGAGAAGGCCAAGAACGAGATGAAGACCTTCATCTACGAACGGGGGGAGGAGGCCGCCCTGGAGGCCGGGGTGGTGGGGCTAAAGCCCGGCCTCATCCAGCTCCTAGGCCGCCTCCACTTCCGTTCCAGCTACGGCCAGAACGTCCTCAAGCACTCCGTCCAGGTGGCCCACCTCACGGGGATCATGGCCGCGGAGCTGGGCCTGGACGCGGGGCTGGCCAGAAGGGCTGGGCTTCTCCACGACATCGGCAAGAGCGTGGACCGGGAGGTGGAGGGGAGCCACGTGGAGATCGGCATCGCCCTGGCCCGGCGCTTCGGGGAGCCTCCGGAGGTCATCGACGCCATCGCCCACCACCACGACCCCGAGAACGCCGAGACCCTCTACGCCGTCTTGGTGGCCGCGGCGGACGCCCTTTCCGCCGCCCGCCCGGGGGCCAGGCGGGAGTCCTTGGAGGAGTACCTCCAGCGCCTCGAGGCCCTGGAGCGCATCGCCCTCTCCTTCCCCGGGGTGGAGACGGCCTTTGCGGTGCAGGCGGGGCGGGAGGTCCGGGTCATCGTCAAGCCGGACAAGATCACCGACGCCAAGGCCACCCTCCTGGCCCGGGAGATCGCGAGCCGGATTGAGCGGGAGATGAACTACCCCGGCCAGGTCCAGGTCACGGTGGTCCGGGAGACCCGGGCGGTGGACTTCGCCCGGTAG
- a CDS encoding rod shape-determining protein — MFRGEDIGIDLGTASVLIYVRGKGIVLKEPSVIAVVQGKKEVKAVGAEAYRMLGRTPGNIVAVRPLKDGVIADYALTERMLLLFLQKVLSPMSRFFKPRVMVGVPSGVTDVERRAVVQAVSTMAQKVYLIEEPLAAAIGAGINVAEPTGSMVVDIGGGSTDIAVISLGGIVRSESLRIAGNEMDQAIIRHIRTKYNLLIGERTAEELKIQLGRAKVLPGEEKEVAEVRGRDLVSGLPRTAEIPAEDVAEALKEPLEKIFEGVKAVLETTPPELAADIYERGILLTGGGALLKNLDLALQEATGVPVVVAENPIEAVALGTGKALEMLHVLENAVLSSDDVLRR; from the coding sequence ATGTTTAGGGGCGAGGACATCGGGATTGACCTGGGGACGGCCAGCGTCCTCATCTACGTGCGGGGGAAGGGCATCGTCCTAAAAGAGCCCTCCGTGATCGCCGTGGTCCAGGGGAAGAAGGAGGTGAAGGCCGTGGGGGCGGAGGCCTACCGCATGCTGGGCCGCACCCCGGGGAACATCGTGGCCGTGCGGCCCCTCAAAGACGGGGTCATCGCCGACTACGCCCTCACCGAGCGGATGCTCCTCCTCTTCCTGCAGAAGGTCCTCTCCCCCATGAGCCGCTTCTTCAAGCCCCGGGTCATGGTGGGGGTGCCCTCGGGGGTCACGGACGTGGAGCGGCGGGCGGTGGTCCAGGCGGTCTCCACCATGGCCCAGAAGGTCTACCTCATTGAAGAACCCCTGGCCGCGGCCATCGGGGCGGGGATCAACGTGGCCGAGCCCACGGGGAGCATGGTGGTGGACATCGGCGGGGGCTCCACGGACATCGCGGTGATCTCCTTAGGGGGCATCGTGCGCTCGGAAAGCCTGAGGATCGCGGGGAACGAGATGGACCAGGCCATCATCCGCCACATCCGCACCAAGTACAACCTCCTCATCGGCGAGCGCACCGCGGAGGAGCTCAAGATCCAGCTGGGCCGGGCCAAGGTCCTCCCGGGGGAGGAAAAAGAGGTGGCCGAGGTCCGGGGCCGCGACCTGGTCTCCGGCCTGCCCCGCACCGCGGAGATCCCCGCGGAGGACGTGGCCGAGGCCCTGAAGGAGCCCCTGGAGAAGATCTTTGAGGGGGTGAAGGCCGTCCTCGAGACCACGCCCCCGGAACTGGCCGCGGACATCTACGAGCGGGGCATCCTCCTCACGGGGGGCGGGGCCCTCCTCAAGAACCTGGACCTCGCCCTGCAGGAGGCCACGGGGGTGCCGGTGGTGGTGGCGGAGAACCCCATTGAGGCCGTGGCCCTGGGCACGGGGAAGGCCCTGGAGATGCTCCACGTCCTGGAAAACGCCGTCCTCTCCTCCGACGACGTCTTAAGGAGGTAA
- the fabZ gene encoding 3-hydroxyacyl-ACP dehydratase FabZ, which yields MEIGEILALLPHRYPFLLIDRVLHADEKTFRVLKNVTFNEPHFQGHFPGRPIMPGVLILEAMAQAAVAVVARQPGFKPGGLAFLAGVEEARFRKPVVPGDTLILEGELLLFRRGIGKVAVRALVEGEERAKAVLTFALGEA from the coding sequence ATGGAGATCGGGGAGATCCTGGCCCTCCTGCCCCACCGCTACCCCTTTCTCCTCATCGACCGCGTCCTCCACGCGGACGAGAAGACCTTCCGCGTCCTGAAAAACGTCACCTTCAACGAGCCCCACTTCCAGGGGCACTTCCCGGGGAGGCCCATCATGCCCGGGGTGCTGATCCTGGAGGCCATGGCCCAGGCCGCGGTGGCCGTGGTGGCCCGCCAGCCGGGGTTCAAGCCGGGGGGCCTGGCCTTCCTGGCCGGGGTGGAGGAGGCGCGGTTTAGGAAGCCTGTGGTCCCCGGGGACACCCTCATCCTGGAGGGGGAGCTCCTCCTCTTCCGGAGGGGCATCGGCAAGGTGGCCGTGCGGGCCCTGGTGGAAGGGGAGGAGCGGGCGAAGGCGGTCCTCACCTTCGCCCTAGGGGAGGCCTGA
- a CDS encoding RNA-binding protein, translated as MADLTAYLKRARGGRVVRTGFLDPEDQALLEERARGEGLRVAFFGGFPLAERKVAVLYPEEIPQVSDPVEVVFLKEEPPELGEAVGDVVPWEEGFLVALLPEGKKALGERVLPAPEGALGAAQERVRTLVVPSLRVDAVGAKGFGVSRTYFAQGVKAGKVRLKGKPASPKAEMAPGDTLEAEGLGTLKLLEVLGETRKGNYKIKVEVVRPLTKGPATP; from the coding sequence ATGGCCGACCTCACCGCCTACCTGAAGCGGGCCCGGGGGGGGCGGGTGGTGCGCACGGGGTTCCTAGACCCCGAGGACCAGGCCCTTTTGGAGGAAAGGGCCCGGGGGGAGGGGCTCAGGGTGGCCTTCTTCGGGGGCTTCCCCCTGGCCGAGCGCAAGGTGGCCGTGCTGTACCCGGAGGAGATCCCCCAGGTTTCCGACCCCGTGGAGGTGGTCTTCCTCAAGGAGGAGCCCCCGGAGCTGGGGGAGGCCGTGGGGGACGTGGTGCCCTGGGAGGAGGGCTTTTTGGTGGCCCTCCTCCCTGAGGGGAAGAAGGCCCTGGGGGAACGGGTTCTCCCGGCGCCCGAAGGGGCCTTGGGCGCGGCCCAGGAAAGGGTGCGCACCCTGGTGGTCCCCTCCTTAAGGGTGGACGCGGTGGGGGCCAAGGGGTTTGGGGTTTCCCGCACCTACTTCGCCCAAGGGGTAAAGGCGGGGAAGGTGCGCCTAAAGGGGAAACCCGCCTCCCCCAAGGCGGAGATGGCCCCGGGGGACACCCTCGAGGCCGAAGGCCTCGGGACCCTGAAACTCCTGGAGGTGCTTGGCGAAACCCGCAAGGGGAACTATAAAATCAAGGTGGAGGTGGTGCGCCCATTGACGAAAGGGCCCGCCACCCCTTAG